A genomic region of Christiangramia sp. OXR-203 contains the following coding sequences:
- a CDS encoding TAT-variant-translocated molybdopterin oxidoreductase, translated as MSSNKKYWKSVEELNGSSVVETLRQKEFTEEIPVEDFLGDKEKLADSKTTRRDFLKYVGFSTAAASLAACEGPVTKSIPYVVQPDRIVPGVANYYASTIADGFDFASVLIKTREGRPIKVEYNDLSEVKTGANARVHASVLSLYDNNRVKRPMIGGRNVSWEEFDRETRTALENTNGDIVLLTQTFASPSTTKLIQEFSAKYGNVRHVVYDTISEDAALNAFQAKYGRRALPNYDFSKAKMVVSVGADFLGDWQGGGFDAAFAHTRIPKNGEMSRHVQFESNMSLTGANADKRVAVKPSQQKAVLAALRGGSASGDLPERINEAVQNAHKQLRAAGSGAVVVCGIPDDEAQKWALEINESLGSQVMDVSNARVIRQGNASEVAQVVKDMNNGSIGALLIAGLNPVHTLPNAKEFIEGLKKVETVVDFTTRIDETSVLSKYVAATPHYLESWGDVQFTEQAFSLMQPTIRPLFDTRQFQDTLLKWSDNDASYYEYLKETWSGGLGSKTWSEAIHDGVFEATSPVPMPSMPASGGNAISLDVDDLDGEGFELSLYTNVAIGDGQQFNNPWLQELPDPLTRASWDNYVTMSRTDAEMLGLENYHVADGGLNGSYVHLSVGDTIVQNVPVYIMPGQADGSIGLALGYGRKAGVQEEMQTGVNAYPLYNDFKSMQKVKIEKAPGIHEFACIQLHNTLMGRGDIIKETTLEIFNTRDAHIWNSTPEVSLNHQETPVTSPEVDIWESFDRTTGPHFNMSIDLNACTGCAACVIACHSENNVPVVGKEEVRKSRDMHWLRIDRYFSSEDTFTDDLEKKENIEGLGSSLSEFGELEQPAENPQVVFQPVMCQHCNHAPCETVCPVAATSHGRQGQNQMIYNRCVGTRYCANNCPYKVRRFNWFSYAQNDEFDYHLNNDLGRMVLNPDVTVRSRGVMEKCSMCIQKTQKTILDAKREGRALRDGEFETACSSACDKGAIIFGDVNNEGTQILEKKNDDRMYHLLEYVGTKPNVMYQTKVRNTTEA; from the coding sequence ATGTCATCAAACAAGAAATACTGGAAAAGTGTTGAAGAGCTAAATGGTAGCTCTGTTGTTGAGACGCTCCGGCAAAAGGAATTTACTGAGGAGATCCCGGTGGAAGATTTCCTTGGGGATAAAGAGAAGCTTGCAGATTCAAAAACTACAAGAAGAGATTTCCTTAAGTATGTTGGATTCAGTACAGCAGCGGCGTCACTGGCTGCCTGTGAAGGCCCTGTGACAAAGTCTATTCCTTACGTAGTTCAACCAGACAGGATTGTTCCTGGCGTTGCGAATTATTATGCCTCTACTATTGCAGATGGATTTGATTTCGCAAGTGTGTTGATCAAAACTCGTGAAGGTAGACCTATAAAAGTTGAGTATAATGATCTTTCTGAAGTTAAGACAGGGGCAAATGCCCGTGTTCATGCTTCGGTACTTTCATTATATGATAACAATAGGGTTAAGCGCCCAATGATTGGAGGAAGAAATGTATCCTGGGAAGAATTTGATCGTGAGACAAGAACAGCCCTTGAAAATACAAATGGAGACATTGTGCTTCTAACGCAAACATTTGCAAGTCCTTCCACTACAAAATTAATTCAGGAGTTTTCTGCTAAGTATGGTAATGTACGTCACGTAGTTTACGATACAATTTCAGAAGATGCTGCTCTAAATGCTTTTCAGGCTAAATACGGCAGACGTGCTTTACCTAATTACGACTTTTCAAAAGCGAAAATGGTAGTTAGTGTTGGGGCAGATTTTCTTGGCGACTGGCAGGGTGGTGGTTTTGATGCTGCTTTTGCACATACAAGAATTCCGAAGAATGGCGAGATGTCTCGTCACGTGCAGTTTGAGTCTAATATGAGTTTAACTGGTGCCAATGCAGATAAGCGTGTAGCTGTTAAACCTTCTCAACAAAAAGCTGTACTTGCTGCCTTAAGAGGTGGGTCTGCTTCAGGAGATCTTCCTGAGAGAATCAACGAAGCTGTACAGAATGCCCACAAACAATTAAGAGCTGCTGGTAGCGGTGCTGTAGTAGTTTGTGGTATTCCAGATGATGAAGCACAAAAATGGGCTCTAGAAATTAATGAATCGCTTGGAAGCCAGGTGATGGATGTTTCTAATGCCAGAGTTATTCGTCAGGGTAATGCCAGCGAAGTTGCTCAGGTAGTAAAAGATATGAATAATGGAAGTATTGGTGCTTTATTAATCGCTGGTCTTAACCCTGTTCATACACTTCCAAATGCAAAAGAATTTATAGAAGGGCTTAAAAAGGTTGAAACCGTGGTAGATTTCACTACCAGGATCGATGAGACTTCTGTACTTAGTAAATATGTAGCTGCAACTCCGCATTATTTGGAGAGCTGGGGAGATGTTCAATTTACAGAACAGGCTTTTAGCTTAATGCAGCCAACGATAAGACCATTATTTGATACGAGACAATTTCAGGATACACTTCTAAAATGGTCTGATAATGATGCTTCTTATTATGAATACCTTAAAGAAACATGGTCTGGAGGATTAGGTTCAAAAACCTGGAGTGAAGCAATCCACGACGGAGTTTTTGAAGCAACTTCCCCAGTGCCTATGCCTTCAATGCCAGCTTCAGGTGGAAATGCAATATCCTTAGATGTTGATGATCTGGATGGAGAAGGATTTGAATTATCGCTTTATACAAATGTAGCGATCGGGGATGGACAGCAGTTCAACAACCCGTGGTTACAGGAACTTCCGGATCCGCTTACAAGAGCGAGTTGGGATAACTACGTAACTATGTCCAGAACAGATGCTGAAATGCTGGGTCTGGAAAACTATCACGTTGCTGATGGTGGACTAAACGGAAGTTATGTTCATCTTAGTGTTGGTGATACCATAGTTCAAAATGTACCGGTTTATATTATGCCAGGTCAGGCAGATGGATCTATTGGTCTGGCGCTTGGTTACGGTAGAAAAGCTGGAGTTCAGGAAGAAATGCAGACTGGTGTGAATGCTTATCCTTTGTATAATGACTTTAAGTCTATGCAAAAGGTTAAGATTGAAAAAGCTCCGGGAATACATGAATTTGCCTGTATTCAGTTGCATAATACCTTAATGGGTAGAGGTGATATTATAAAAGAGACAACTCTGGAAATTTTCAATACCAGAGATGCTCATATTTGGAACTCTACTCCTGAAGTTTCCCTGAATCACCAGGAAACTCCGGTTACTTCACCAGAAGTTGATATCTGGGAAAGTTTTGACAGAACCACCGGGCCTCACTTCAACATGAGTATAGATCTAAATGCCTGTACAGGATGTGCAGCATGTGTGATCGCCTGTCATTCTGAAAATAATGTACCGGTAGTTGGTAAGGAAGAAGTTAGAAAATCCCGTGATATGCACTGGTTGCGTATAGACCGATATTTCTCTTCTGAAGATACCTTTACAGATGATTTAGAGAAAAAAGAAAATATAGAAGGGCTTGGAAGTTCCCTTTCAGAATTTGGCGAGCTAGAACAGCCAGCTGAAAATCCTCAGGTTGTATTCCAGCCTGTAATGTGTCAGCATTGTAACCATGCTCCTTGTGAAACAGTTTGTCCGGTAGCGGCAACTTCACATGGTAGACAGGGACAAAACCAAATGATTTATAACAGATGTGTGGGTACAAGATATTGTGCTAACAACTGTCCTTATAAAGTGCGTCGTTTTAACTGGTTCAGCTATGCACAGAATGACGAATTTGATTATCATTTAAATAATGATCTTGGAAGAATGGTTCTTAATCCAGATGTTACTGTGCGTTCCAGAGGGGTTATGGAGAAATGTTCTATGTGTATTCAGAAAACTCAGAAAACGATCCTTGATGCAAAGAGAGAAGGTAGAGCGCTTAGAGATGGAGAATTTGAAACTGCCTGTTCTTCTGCCTGTGATAAGGGTGCAATCATCTTTGGAGATGTGAATAACGAAGGAACACAAATTCTTGAAAAGAAAAATGATGACAGGATGTATCATCTACTGGAGTATGTAGGTACAAAACCAAATGTGATGTACCAGACGAAGGTTAGAAATACAACCGAAGCTTAA
- a CDS encoding c-type cytochrome: MKKVIFRHSISRQLLLSVAFLFTFSLFAHAQDQTAQDTTAQAESGQATEADAGAGAAAASLGDAAAGKELFNSLCAACHKPYSNSIGPALNGATDRHEMEWLYDWIQNSAALIASGDAEANEVYNEWNQTAMPAFPQLTESDIDNILAYVEQPKPEPTAATTGAAQSGGGEGSGGVSVNIILGILAFVLVLLLVVLFLVNKTLRNFASASGIAIPEKPKTKPLYQSFVENQFLLVVTSIFVLLTVGYFSYGFLMQIGVDQGYQPIQPIHYSHRIHAGDNQIECKYCHSSARVSKHSGIPSLNVCMNCHKSIAEVSPETATEEYSKEFYDKEIAKLYDATGWDPATRTYSGEEKPVKWVRIHNLPAFAYFNHSQHVTVAGIECQKCHGPIQEMEIVYQDAPLTMGWCINCHRETNIRIEGNEYYEKIHAELSKKYGVEELTAAQMGGLECGKCHY, from the coding sequence ATGAAAAAGGTGATTTTCCGCCATTCAATTTCGCGACAACTACTCTTAAGCGTAGCTTTCTTATTTACATTTTCTCTGTTCGCGCATGCGCAGGATCAGACGGCGCAGGATACTACAGCTCAGGCTGAGTCTGGCCAGGCGACCGAAGCTGATGCTGGTGCTGGAGCAGCTGCTGCCTCTCTTGGAGATGCTGCTGCTGGTAAAGAGTTATTTAATTCATTGTGTGCAGCCTGTCACAAACCTTATTCTAATTCTATTGGTCCTGCTCTTAACGGTGCGACAGATAGACATGAAATGGAATGGCTTTATGACTGGATCCAGAATTCTGCTGCTTTGATCGCTAGTGGTGATGCAGAAGCTAATGAAGTTTACAATGAATGGAATCAAACGGCAATGCCGGCTTTTCCTCAGTTGACCGAAAGTGATATTGATAATATTCTTGCTTACGTTGAGCAGCCTAAACCAGAGCCAACTGCGGCAACTACTGGCGCAGCTCAGTCAGGTGGAGGTGAAGGTTCAGGTGGTGTTTCTGTAAATATTATTTTAGGAATTCTTGCTTTTGTCCTGGTGCTTCTTCTTGTGGTGCTTTTCCTTGTAAACAAAACATTAAGAAATTTCGCTTCTGCTTCTGGAATTGCAATTCCAGAGAAGCCAAAAACCAAACCTTTATATCAGTCTTTTGTAGAGAATCAATTCCTTCTTGTTGTAACGTCAATTTTTGTGTTGCTTACTGTAGGTTACTTCTCTTACGGTTTCCTAATGCAGATTGGTGTTGATCAGGGTTATCAGCCAATTCAGCCAATTCACTATTCACATAGAATTCACGCAGGTGATAATCAGATCGAGTGTAAGTACTGTCACTCTTCTGCAAGAGTTTCCAAGCATTCAGGAATTCCTTCTTTGAACGTTTGTATGAACTGTCACAAGTCTATTGCTGAAGTGTCTCCTGAAACGGCTACAGAAGAATATTCAAAAGAATTTTACGATAAAGAAATTGCTAAGTTATACGATGCTACAGGATGGGATCCAGCAACCAGAACTTATTCCGGAGAAGAAAAACCGGTGAAGTGGGTGCGAATTCACAACCTTCCGGCCTTTGCTTACTTCAATCACTCGCAGCACGTAACGGTGGCTGGCATTGAATGTCAAAAATGTCATGGTCCTATCCAGGAAATGGAAATTGTATATCAGGATGCTCCGCTAACTATGGGATGGTGTATTAACTGTCACCGTGAAACAAATATCAGGATCGAGGGTAATGAATACTACGAAAAGATCCATGCAGAGTTGTCTAAAAAATATGGTGTAGAAGAGCTTACGGCTGCTCAAATGGGTGGTCTGGAATGTGGTAAGTGTCACTACTAG
- a CDS encoding SPOR domain-containing protein, producing the protein MKKPNIQYSFTIAAFFLLFNLSSSAQQASVEIQQSKKIDKLMEVKKELSDNNKIGDRFVIQLFYGDNGKANEVIQKYRNLYEYPSKIAYEAPNYKVWVGNFRNRLEADRALLTLKEDFPSAFIPKPQRK; encoded by the coding sequence ATGAAAAAACCTAATATACAGTACTCATTTACGATCGCAGCTTTTTTCCTTCTTTTTAATCTGAGTTCCAGCGCTCAACAGGCCAGTGTTGAAATTCAACAAAGCAAAAAGATCGATAAGCTCATGGAAGTAAAGAAAGAATTGAGTGATAATAACAAGATTGGCGACCGCTTCGTGATTCAGTTATTTTATGGAGATAATGGCAAAGCCAACGAGGTAATTCAGAAATACCGGAATCTTTACGAATACCCTTCCAAGATCGCGTATGAAGCTCCAAATTACAAAGTATGGGTAGGTAACTTTAGAAACAGACTGGAAGCAGACAGAGCGCTCCTTACCCTGAAAGAAGACTTTCCTTCAGCTTTTATTCCGAAGCCACAGAGGAAATAA
- the infB gene encoding translation initiation factor IF-2, translating into MAEAKTTRLNKVLREFNISLDRAVEYLTSKGYEIDARPTTKISGEIYEVLSDEFQTDKSKKVASKEVGEERKKEKEELRKEIEEKRKAVEVKKEEVSTSRAKLAGPKTVGKIDLDKKPGEQAPAEEASKETEDVKETPAEPVKEAEKTTKEKEQPAKSAEKPKEVPAEKPAEKKEAPAPKKEEAPVAKKEEAKPEVKTEAKAETEKAPEATEEKKEEGSDTIKTNYTKLDGPNFTGKKIDLSQFKKPVKKKDEKKTESKDEKDKRKKRRRRISKDVKGGGGNSPRGAAAKKGGRARSKPITKEEPTEEEVQKQVRETLEKLQGKSSKGKGAKYRRQKRDEHRQRSADDLAQQESDDKILKVTEFVTVSEVATMMDVQVTKIISACMSLGMMVTMNQRLDAETLTIVAEEFGYEVEFTTADVEETVEEVEENPEDLVSRAPIVTVMGHVDHGKTSLLDYVRKENVIAGESGGITQHIGAYGVELDGGQKIAFLDTPGHEAFTAMRARGAQVTDIAIIVIAADDDVMPQTKEAISHAQAAGVPIIFAINKSDLPTANPEKIKEKLAQMDLLVEDWGGKIQSHDISAKTGAGVKELLEKVLLEAEILELKANPKKLAKGTVVEAFLDKGRGYIATILVQAGTLKIGDYVLAGRNSGKIKAMHDERGHEVKEAGPSTPVSILGLDGAPQAGDTFKVMEDEREAKDIAARRTQLQREQNVRTQRHITLDEIGRRIALGDFKELNIILKGDVDGSVEALTDSFQKLSTEEIQVNIIHKGVGAITESDVLLASASDAVIIGFNVRPAGNARMVADKEEIDIRTYSIIYDAINDLKDAMEGMLSPELKEEITGTAEIRETFKISKVGTIAGCMVTAGTIYRSAGIRLIRDGVVVYTGELASLKRFKDDVKEVKKGYDCGLQIKNYNDIREGDVVEAFREVEVKKTLKSK; encoded by the coding sequence ATGGCAGAAGCGAAAACAACGCGATTAAATAAAGTTCTACGTGAGTTCAATATCTCGTTAGACAGGGCTGTGGAATATCTTACTTCCAAAGGCTACGAGATTGATGCACGTCCAACTACCAAGATCTCGGGAGAAATCTACGAGGTGCTTTCTGACGAGTTCCAAACCGATAAGAGTAAAAAGGTTGCTTCCAAAGAAGTAGGAGAAGAGAGAAAGAAGGAGAAGGAGGAACTTCGCAAGGAAATAGAGGAAAAGCGTAAAGCTGTAGAGGTGAAGAAGGAAGAAGTTTCTACTTCCCGAGCTAAGCTTGCCGGTCCAAAAACGGTTGGTAAGATAGACCTGGACAAAAAACCCGGAGAACAAGCTCCTGCGGAAGAAGCCTCTAAAGAAACTGAAGATGTAAAAGAAACTCCAGCTGAACCTGTCAAAGAAGCGGAGAAGACTACTAAAGAAAAAGAACAACCAGCGAAATCTGCAGAGAAGCCAAAAGAGGTTCCTGCGGAAAAACCTGCTGAGAAAAAAGAAGCTCCTGCTCCTAAAAAGGAAGAAGCTCCAGTTGCTAAAAAAGAAGAAGCGAAGCCAGAAGTGAAAACTGAGGCTAAGGCTGAAACTGAAAAAGCTCCAGAAGCTACCGAAGAGAAGAAGGAAGAAGGTTCTGATACAATCAAGACCAACTACACGAAGCTTGACGGACCTAACTTCACCGGTAAGAAGATCGATCTTTCACAGTTTAAGAAACCTGTAAAGAAAAAGGACGAGAAGAAAACCGAATCTAAGGACGAAAAAGATAAGCGTAAGAAACGTCGTCGCCGCATCAGTAAAGATGTTAAAGGTGGTGGTGGAAACAGTCCGCGCGGTGCAGCTGCCAAAAAAGGCGGAAGAGCAAGAAGTAAACCGATTACAAAAGAAGAGCCAACCGAAGAAGAAGTACAGAAGCAGGTACGTGAAACTCTGGAGAAACTTCAGGGTAAATCTTCCAAAGGTAAAGGTGCTAAATATAGAAGACAGAAAAGAGACGAACACAGGCAACGTTCAGCAGATGATCTTGCACAGCAGGAATCTGATGATAAGATCTTAAAGGTAACAGAATTTGTTACGGTAAGTGAGGTTGCAACCATGATGGATGTTCAGGTAACTAAGATTATCTCAGCATGTATGTCTCTTGGAATGATGGTAACCATGAATCAGCGTCTTGATGCTGAAACATTAACTATCGTTGCTGAAGAATTTGGCTATGAAGTTGAATTCACCACAGCAGATGTAGAAGAAACTGTTGAAGAAGTTGAAGAGAATCCTGAAGATCTTGTATCCAGAGCTCCTATCGTAACTGTAATGGGTCACGTGGATCACGGTAAAACATCCTTGCTGGATTACGTTCGTAAAGAGAATGTAATTGCCGGTGAGAGTGGGGGGATCACGCAGCATATTGGTGCTTACGGAGTTGAGCTTGATGGCGGACAAAAGATCGCATTCCTGGATACACCTGGTCACGAAGCCTTTACGGCAATGCGTGCTCGTGGTGCACAGGTAACAGATATCGCGATTATTGTGATTGCGGCAGATGATGATGTGATGCCTCAAACAAAAGAAGCGATCTCTCACGCACAGGCTGCAGGAGTTCCAATCATCTTCGCGATCAACAAATCTGATTTGCCAACGGCGAATCCAGAAAAGATAAAAGAGAAACTTGCTCAAATGGATCTTCTTGTAGAAGACTGGGGTGGTAAGATTCAATCACATGATATTTCGGCAAAAACAGGTGCTGGAGTGAAAGAATTACTTGAAAAAGTACTTCTGGAAGCCGAAATCCTGGAATTGAAGGCGAATCCTAAGAAGCTTGCTAAAGGTACAGTGGTGGAAGCATTCCTTGACAAAGGTCGGGGTTATATTGCGACTATTCTTGTACAGGCTGGTACTCTTAAGATCGGAGATTATGTACTTGCCGGTAGAAACAGCGGTAAGATTAAAGCGATGCATGATGAGCGTGGCCACGAGGTGAAAGAAGCCGGACCATCTACACCAGTCTCAATTTTAGGACTTGATGGTGCTCCTCAGGCAGGTGATACCTTCAAAGTAATGGAAGATGAGCGTGAAGCAAAAGATATTGCTGCACGAAGAACTCAGTTACAACGTGAGCAAAATGTTAGAACTCAGCGTCACATAACGCTTGATGAGATTGGTAGACGTATCGCACTTGGTGACTTTAAAGAACTTAATATAATCCTGAAAGGGGATGTGGATGGTTCAGTAGAAGCGCTTACCGATAGTTTCCAGAAGCTTTCTACGGAAGAGATTCAGGTGAATATCATCCACAAAGGAGTTGGTGCGATTACTGAAAGTGATGTATTATTAGCTTCAGCATCAGATGCGGTGATTATAGGATTTAATGTTAGACCTGCAGGTAATGCCAGAATGGTGGCCGATAAGGAAGAAATCGACATCCGTACTTACTCGATCATCTACGATGCGATTAACGATCTTAAAGATGCGATGGAAGGTATGCTTTCACCGGAACTTAAAGAGGAGATCACTGGTACTGCCGAGATTAGAGAAACCTTTAAGATATCTAAGGTTGGTACGATTGCGGGTTGTATGGTAACGGCAGGAACTATTTACAGAAGTGCGGGAATACGCCTTATTAGAGATGGCGTTGTTGTTTATACTGGAGAACTAGCTTCATTAAAACGTTTCAAAGATGACGTGAAAGAGGTGAAGAAAGGTTATGATTGTGGTCTTCAGATTAAGAACTACAATGACATAAGAGAAGGTGATGTAGTAGAAGCATTTAGAGAAGTAGAGGTTAAGAAAACCTTGAAATCAAAATAA
- the nusA gene encoding transcription termination factor NusA, with the protein MENIALIESFSEFKDDKLIDRVTLMAILEDVFRNALKKKYGEDDNFDIIVNPDKGDLEIWRNRIVVADGEVEDSNREISLTQARRIEPDFEVGEDVSEEVKLIDLGRRAILALRQNLISKIHEHDNTNIYKQFKDLEGEIYTAEVHHIRHRAIILLDDEGNEIVLPKDRQIPSDFFRKGENVRGIIESVELKGNKPTIIMSRTAPGFLEKLFEQEIPEVFDGLITIKKVVRVPGEKAKVAVDSYDDRIDPVGACVGMKGSRIHSIVRELGNENIDVINFTNNEQLFITRALSPAKITSIKMDEEAKTAEVMLKPEEVSKAIGRGGHNIRLAGQLTGYEIDVYREGVEEDVELKEFTDEIEDWVIAEFSKIGLDTAKAVLEQDVDDLVRRTDLEEETIKDVMSVLRSEFEE; encoded by the coding sequence ATGGAAAATATCGCGTTGATTGAATCATTCTCAGAATTTAAGGATGATAAGCTTATAGACAGGGTTACGCTTATGGCGATCCTGGAAGACGTTTTCAGAAATGCTTTGAAGAAAAAGTATGGAGAAGACGATAATTTTGATATTATTGTAAACCCTGATAAAGGAGATCTTGAGATCTGGAGAAACCGGATCGTTGTTGCAGATGGTGAAGTTGAAGATTCCAATAGAGAAATTTCTCTTACTCAGGCCAGAAGGATCGAACCCGATTTTGAAGTTGGTGAAGATGTTTCAGAAGAAGTGAAGCTTATTGATCTTGGAAGAAGAGCTATTTTGGCGTTGCGTCAAAACCTGATCTCTAAGATCCATGAGCATGATAACACGAATATTTATAAGCAGTTTAAAGATCTTGAAGGAGAAATTTATACTGCAGAAGTTCATCATATCAGGCACAGAGCAATCATTCTCCTTGATGACGAGGGCAATGAGATCGTGCTTCCTAAAGACCGCCAGATTCCCTCAGATTTCTTCAGAAAAGGAGAAAACGTACGTGGAATCATTGAAAGCGTTGAGTTAAAAGGTAACAAGCCTACCATCATCATGTCCCGAACCGCACCAGGTTTCCTTGAGAAGTTATTCGAGCAGGAAATCCCTGAAGTGTTTGATGGTTTAATTACTATCAAAAAAGTAGTTCGTGTACCTGGTGAAAAAGCGAAAGTAGCAGTAGATTCTTATGATGATAGGATCGATCCTGTTGGTGCCTGTGTGGGAATGAAAGGTTCTCGTATTCACAGCATCGTTCGTGAGCTTGGAAATGAAAACATTGATGTGATCAATTTCACCAATAATGAGCAGTTATTCATCACTAGAGCCTTGAGCCCTGCGAAGATAACCAGCATTAAAATGGATGAGGAAGCTAAAACAGCTGAGGTAATGCTGAAGCCGGAAGAAGTTTCCAAAGCAATTGGTAGAGGTGGTCACAACATTAGACTGGCCGGGCAGTTAACCGGTTATGAGATCGATGTTTACAGAGAAGGTGTTGAAGAAGATGTGGAGTTAAAAGAGTTTACAGATGAAATTGAAGATTGGGTGATTGCCGAATTTTCGAAAATTGGTCTGGATACTGCAAAGGCTGTACTGGAACAGGATGTTGATGATCTTGTGCGTCGTACAGACCTTGAGGAAGAAACCATTAAAGACGTTATGTCGGTTCTTCGCTCAGAATTTGAAGAATAA
- the rimP gene encoding ribosome assembly cofactor RimP, which yields MLKDKVEKLAEQVFEENKNLFLISLDINSANHIKIVIDGDEGVSVNDCITVSRGIEHNLDREEEDFSLEVTSAGVSEPLSLPRQYRKNIGRRLKVKTENDKFEGDLLAADEKEIKLAWKAREPKPVGKGKVTVDKEATLSYDEIVEAKVKITF from the coding sequence ATGCTGAAGGATAAAGTAGAAAAATTAGCAGAGCAGGTCTTTGAAGAGAATAAGAACTTATTTTTAATAAGCCTTGACATAAACTCCGCTAATCACATAAAGATCGTAATAGACGGTGATGAGGGAGTTTCAGTAAATGATTGTATTACAGTAAGTCGCGGGATCGAACATAATCTCGACAGGGAAGAGGAAGATTTCTCACTGGAAGTGACTTCTGCAGGGGTTTCTGAACCTTTGAGCTTACCAAGGCAATACAGAAAAAACATAGGTCGCAGGTTGAAGGTGAAAACTGAAAATGATAAATTTGAAGGAGATCTTTTAGCTGCAGACGAAAAAGAAATCAAGCTAGCCTGGAAAGCCAGGGAGCCCAAGCCGGTGGGTAAAGGGAAGGTCACAGTTGATAAAGAGGCAACATTGTCTTACGATGAGATTGTGGAAGCGAAAGTTAAAATAACATTTTAA
- a CDS encoding universal stress protein: MKNILVPTDFSDQAEKALKVAAQLARKFDSEIYLLHMLELPMMLIDPVHGSSQNVPEALFFMKLAHQRFSKLKAANYLEGIKVHETVQFHRAFEGIIEISQEKNCDMIVMGSHGASGYQEMFIGSNTEKVVRNSEIPVLVIKNEIPDFRIENFVFATDATSDQKDLLSRAMKFARAIDTQMHLLFVNTPNDFLSTAEATRRMLKFTEEYPELETNIHIYNDISVEKGILNFARKRGADLLGIGTHGRKGLAHFFNGSISEDLVNHANRPVVTFRI, encoded by the coding sequence ATGAAAAATATTCTAGTTCCCACCGATTTCAGCGATCAGGCCGAAAAAGCTCTTAAGGTCGCTGCACAACTAGCCCGAAAATTCGACAGCGAGATCTATTTACTCCATATGCTGGAGCTACCAATGATGTTGATCGATCCGGTGCACGGCAGTAGCCAGAACGTTCCGGAGGCGTTATTTTTTATGAAGCTTGCACATCAAAGATTTTCCAAATTAAAGGCGGCAAACTATCTTGAAGGAATAAAGGTGCATGAAACCGTCCAGTTCCACCGGGCTTTCGAAGGAATCATTGAAATTAGCCAGGAGAAGAATTGCGACATGATCGTGATGGGTTCACATGGCGCCAGCGGCTACCAGGAAATGTTCATTGGCTCCAACACAGAGAAGGTCGTTCGTAATTCTGAAATTCCTGTACTGGTCATCAAAAACGAGATCCCAGATTTCAGAATTGAAAATTTTGTATTTGCTACAGACGCAACATCAGATCAAAAAGACCTGCTTTCCAGGGCCATGAAATTTGCGCGTGCTATCGATACGCAAATGCACCTGTTGTTCGTAAACACGCCCAACGATTTTTTAAGCACTGCGGAAGCTACTAGAAGAATGCTGAAATTCACCGAAGAATATCCCGAGCTGGAAACCAATATTCATATATACAACGACATTAGTGTAGAAAAAGGCATTCTAAATTTCGCCCGTAAGCGGGGAGCAGACCTGCTTGGTATTGGAACTCATGGTCGTAAGGGTCTCGCTCACTTTTTCAATGGAAGTATTAGCGAAGACCTGGTCAATCACGCCAACAGGCCGGTAGTAACCTTCAGAATTTAA
- a CDS encoding metallophosphatase domain-containing protein, with the protein MRLVCLADTHNLHHHLPIPDGDVLIHAGDCTDGGTRNETNNFLKWMDEQPHPYKILIPGNHDFYFEKKELLKTIPGGIEVLLDQELIIKGKKFWGSPVTPGMENWAFNRERGLAMQRHWDKIPEDTDVLITHTPPYGIMDQIASGERLGCEALLKTLDFVEPEIHLFGHIHYSSGYLKRSKTSFYNLSILDEAGSIMRSPMVLDI; encoded by the coding sequence ATGAGGCTCGTTTGTCTTGCAGACACTCATAATCTACATCACCATTTACCCATTCCCGATGGTGATGTGCTTATACATGCCGGGGATTGTACAGATGGTGGCACCCGGAACGAAACCAATAATTTTCTGAAATGGATGGATGAACAACCTCATCCTTACAAGATCCTTATACCCGGGAATCATGATTTCTATTTTGAAAAGAAGGAATTATTGAAAACAATTCCTGGAGGTATTGAAGTACTCCTTGACCAGGAATTGATCATTAAGGGAAAGAAATTCTGGGGATCTCCGGTAACTCCCGGAATGGAGAACTGGGCATTTAATAGAGAAAGAGGTTTGGCGATGCAAAGGCACTGGGATAAAATCCCGGAAGATACAGATGTTCTAATCACCCACACCCCTCCATACGGGATCATGGATCAAATTGCTTCGGGTGAAAGGCTGGGTTGCGAAGCATTGTTGAAAACATTAGACTTCGTGGAGCCTGAAATCCATTTGTTTGGACATATTCATTACTCTTCAGGCTACCTAAAAAGAAGCAAAACTTCATTTTACAATCTCTCGATTCTCGATGAAGCTGGTAGTATCATGCGTTCTCCAATGGTGTTAGATATTTAA